The following proteins come from a genomic window of Pichia kudriavzevii chromosome 1, complete sequence:
- a CDS encoding uncharacterized protein (PKUD0A02050; similar to Saccharomyces cerevisiae YEL064C (AVT2); ancestral locus Anc_1.80), with product MSREYSDLVGDGGPQYNDQIQDEISIFDPLSETSNESSNDNDNIPLSMDVVTPSSGSDLKAAFFNMTNSIVGAGIVGIPMAFLNSGLFLGVLLMTVLTIVNDWTLRLIIINTKLSGTKTYTGFVTYTYGKLGKVVVLLSQGLFAFGGSIGFIIIIGDSIPHVIRPLFANEINNSAILSYILSRNSIMAFCVCAVCFPLSIIKDISLLAKASGLALVSMSIIISIVVFKAPFVSSDFKGTIPTLSYFVNVGFFQAVSVISFALVCHHNTTFIYDSINTPTLDRFNRVVHISCAISGFVCCLMGVCGFLNFGNKTKGNILNNFPSDDLLVNVARLCFGMNMITTLPLEVYVLREVIKDLYIIYKANLNPSYKFQGFSKLQHLATTAILILIPLIIALNTCNLGAVLEIVGATSGSLIAYILPPLCYNKLTKRNHTLKQQIPYYACATFGFLVMVLSTAQTIHATFSSPSNSHCI from the coding sequence ATGTCTAGAGAATACAGTGATCTAGTTGGGGATGGTGGTCCACAATATAATGATCAAATACAAGACGAAATAAGTATATTTGATCCTCTGTCAGAAACAAGCAATGAAAGTAGTAACGATAATGATAACATTCCATTGAGTATGGACGTGGTGACGCCATCATCTGGATCAGATCTAAAGGCAgcatttttcaatatgaCCAACTCGATAGTAGGGGCTGGTATAGTGGGGATACCCATGGCTTTTCTGAATTCAGGATTATTTTTAGGTGTGTTGTTAATGACCGTTTTGACAATAGTAAATGATTGGACACTCCGTTTAATCATTATTAATACCAAGTTGTCTGGGACGAAAACCTATACAGGTTTTGTCACATATACGTATGGCAAGCTAGGTAAGGTAGTTGTTTTGTTGTCACAAGGTCTATTTGCGTTTGGTGGCAGTATCGGGTTCATAATTATTATTGGAGACTCTATTCCTCATGTTATAAGGCCCCTTTTTGCCAATGAGATCAACAACTCTGCAATATTATCGTACATACTTAGTAGAAATTCTATTATGGCTTTCTGCGTTTGTGCTGTTTGCTTTCCATTGTCTATAATTAAGGATATTTCACTACTTGCAAAAGCAAGCGGACTTGCACTAGTCAGTATGTCCATCATCATTTCAATAGTGGTGTTCAAAGCGCCCTTTGTATCGTCTGACTTTAAAGGAACAATACCAACATTGAGCTATTTTGTTAATGttggattttttcaagctGTAAGTGTGATCTCCTTTGCCTTAGTTTGTCATCATAATACAACATTCATATATGACTCAATAAACACACCTACGTTGGACAGATTCAACAGAGTCGTACATATATCATGTGCTATATCtggatttgtttgttgtcTGATGGGCGTATGTGGATTTCTAAATTTTGGTAATAAAACTAAAGGAAATATCTTAAACAATTTCCCAAGTGACGATTTGTTGGTGAATGTTGCAAGATTGTGCTTTGGTATGAATATGATAACAACTTTACCATTGGAGGTTTATGTTTTAAGAGAGGTTATTAAGGACCTATATATAATTTATAAAGCCAATTTGAATCCAAGCTACAAATTTCAAGGTTTCTCTAAATTGCAACATTTGGCAACCACAGCAATCCTAATTTTAATTCCTTTAATAATTGCTCTCAACACGTGTAACTTGGGCGCTGTGTTAGAGATAGTAGGTGCTACATCTGGTTCATTGATAGCTTATATTTTGCCACCACTCTGTTACAACAAACTAACTAAGAGAAACCATACTCTGAAGCAGCAAATTCCATATTACGCTTGTGCAACATTTGGGTTTCTGGTGATGGTTTTATCAACTGCACAGACAATACATGCTACTTTTAGCTCACCTAGTAATAGCCATTGTATTTGA